Below is a genomic region from Nitrosopumilus sp. b3.
CAGAATGGACTGGTAAGATGCAAATCAACTTTGACATTACTGTCATTGATATCTACTTCATCAATCAATTCTAATTCTACGATCGAAGTATTAATTTCTGGATCCACAATCTTTGATAATTCATCAAAGATTTTCACTCTAAGCAGTTTGATATCTTGACTCATGTCGGCAAAAGCGTCGATGCTATATATAACCATTCTAGAACCTTAGATAATGTATCGTTCACGTCTAGGTACTGATTTGAGTGATATTACTTTAGACTATGTTTCATCTATTAACGATGATTCTGAAATCGCTTATTATGATATTATTGGAAGT
It encodes:
- a CDS encoding iron-sulfur cluster assembly protein — encoded protein: MSQDIKLLRVKIFDELSKIVDPEINTSIVELELIDEVDINDSNVKVDLHLTSPFCPAVFGFKICQDVHDNLLKVDGVNDVKVNVSNHFMAEQINNQVNNSPNPKKLG